The following coding sequences are from one Halorubrum sp. BOL3-1 window:
- the secF gene encoding protein translocase subunit SecF, with protein sequence MVAIEVPAVDYTDYSNRQLAAVPLAFLVLALAIIGGWVVATGAPANLGLEFTGGVELRIADDGGDVEEQIQTAFEREPDSVRTIPGDDVVVATFQAAEDDPDGLANDLEDQASAAGLTTTAVDQVSPSFASDTARTALFGVALAFLGMSVLVFALFRTFVPSLAVVASAFSDLVIPIAAMNLLGIQMTLGTIAALLMIIGYSVDSDILLNDSVLRRTGEFYESVSRAMRTGVTMTLTSIAAMVVMAVVAALFGIGLLRDIGIILAVGLCADLMNTYLMNVSLLRWYKFEGVKR encoded by the coding sequence ATGGTAGCGATCGAGGTGCCGGCGGTCGACTACACCGACTACTCGAACCGGCAGCTTGCGGCGGTGCCGCTCGCGTTTCTGGTCCTCGCGCTGGCGATAATCGGCGGGTGGGTCGTCGCCACCGGCGCGCCGGCGAATCTCGGGTTAGAGTTCACCGGCGGCGTCGAGCTGCGAATCGCGGACGACGGGGGAGACGTCGAAGAACAGATTCAGACGGCCTTCGAGCGGGAGCCGGACTCGGTCCGCACGATCCCCGGCGACGACGTCGTCGTCGCAACGTTCCAAGCGGCCGAGGACGACCCCGACGGGCTCGCGAACGACTTGGAGGATCAGGCGAGCGCGGCCGGGTTGACGACGACCGCGGTCGACCAGGTGTCGCCGAGCTTCGCGAGCGACACCGCGCGGACTGCCCTCTTTGGCGTGGCCCTCGCCTTCCTCGGGATGAGCGTCCTCGTGTTCGCGCTGTTCCGGACGTTCGTCCCCTCGCTGGCGGTCGTCGCGTCCGCGTTCTCCGATCTGGTCATCCCGATCGCGGCGATGAACCTGCTCGGCATCCAGATGACGCTCGGAACGATCGCGGCGCTTCTGATGATCATCGGGTACAGCGTCGACTCGGACATCCTGCTGAACGACTCGGTGCTGCGCCGGACCGGTGAGTTCTACGAGTCGGTCAGCCGCGCGATGCGGACCGGGGTGACGATGACGCTGACCTCCATCGCGGCGATGGTCGTGATGGCGGTCGTCGCCGCGCTGTTCGGTATCGGACTCCTCCGCGACATCGGGATCATCCTCGCGGTCGGGCTGTGCGCCGACCTGATGAACACGTATCTGATGAACGTCTCGCTGCTTCGCTGGTACAAGTTCGAGGGGGTAAAACGCTAA
- a CDS encoding TMEM165/GDT1 family protein produces MTGYAEIVVIAFTTQLAVLPGEKVQLMIAGLSTKYDPKVVVAAAGSAFAGWTAVEIAFGQALQSAFPPVVLDAVTAVLFFIFAVLLYRSAPSPGSASPEAAGGERTDGGLAAFDDLSLPGRLDRYSGSLGGFLPIFALTATGEFGDKTQLVTIGLAVQYGATSAIWAGEMLAIIPVSLANAYFFHRFAGSVDMRLAHFASALLFAFFGADTVLSIATGFSVWETFVGAVGGLVAGLF; encoded by the coding sequence ATGACCGGCTACGCCGAGATCGTCGTCATCGCGTTCACCACCCAGCTCGCGGTGTTACCGGGCGAGAAGGTCCAGCTGATGATCGCCGGGCTCTCGACGAAGTACGACCCCAAGGTCGTCGTCGCCGCCGCCGGGTCCGCGTTCGCCGGCTGGACCGCGGTCGAGATCGCGTTCGGGCAGGCCCTCCAGTCGGCGTTTCCGCCGGTCGTGTTGGACGCGGTGACCGCGGTACTGTTCTTCATTTTCGCGGTCCTACTGTACCGCTCCGCGCCGTCGCCCGGGTCGGCGTCGCCCGAGGCGGCCGGCGGAGAGCGCACCGACGGCGGGCTGGCGGCGTTCGACGACCTCTCGTTACCCGGTCGGCTCGACCGGTACTCCGGGTCGCTCGGCGGCTTCCTTCCCATCTTCGCGCTGACCGCGACCGGGGAGTTCGGCGACAAGACGCAGCTGGTCACCATCGGCTTAGCGGTCCAGTACGGCGCGACCTCCGCGATCTGGGCCGGGGAGATGCTCGCCATCATCCCGGTCAGCCTCGCGAACGCGTACTTCTTCCACCGGTTCGCCGGCAGCGTCGACATGCGGCTGGCGCACTTCGCGTCCGCGCTGCTATTCGCCTTCTTCGGCGCGGACACGGTGTTGTCGATCGCGACCGGGTTCTCCGTCTGGGAGACGTTCGTCGGCGCGGTCGGCGGTCTCGTCGCCGGGCTGTTCTGA
- a CDS encoding transcription factor S, giving the protein MQFCDDCGSMMVSRDGEMVCQNDDCGATTERDEALAAEFESTTEQTGEEVIETEEGANFEGKPTADDIVCDECGHGEAWYTIKQTGAADEPPTRFFKCKECGHRWRGYN; this is encoded by the coding sequence ATGCAGTTCTGTGACGACTGCGGCTCGATGATGGTCTCTCGCGACGGGGAGATGGTGTGTCAGAACGACGACTGCGGCGCCACGACCGAGCGCGACGAGGCGCTCGCCGCCGAGTTCGAGTCGACGACCGAACAGACCGGCGAGGAGGTGATCGAGACTGAAGAGGGCGCGAACTTCGAGGGGAAGCCCACCGCGGACGACATCGTCTGCGACGAGTGCGGCCACGGCGAAGCGTGGTACACGATCAAACAGACCGGCGCCGCCGACGAGCCGCCGACGCGATTCTTCAAGTGTAAAGAGTGCGGCCACCGGTGGCGCGGGTACAACTGA
- a CDS encoding 30S ribosomal protein S8e, producing the protein MKDQGRSTRKRTGGRLKHASNKKLHQLGREPAETTVDETRLQYIDSRGTGKKVRALSTNVAQVADGGDVSEADIENVVDNPANVNYVRRNIVTKGAVIETSAGRARVTSRPGQTGQVNAVLID; encoded by the coding sequence ATGAAAGACCAGGGACGCTCCACGCGCAAGCGGACCGGCGGCCGACTCAAACACGCCTCGAACAAGAAGCTGCACCAGCTCGGCCGCGAGCCCGCCGAGACGACGGTCGATGAGACGCGCCTCCAGTACATCGACTCCCGCGGTACCGGAAAGAAGGTCCGCGCGCTCTCGACGAACGTCGCGCAGGTCGCGGACGGCGGCGATGTCAGCGAGGCCGACATCGAAAACGTCGTCGACAACCCGGCGAACGTCAACTACGTCCGCCGGAACATCGTCACCAAGGGCGCGGTCATCGAGACGTCCGCCGGCCGCGCGCGCGTCACCTCGCGCCCCGGCCAGACCGGCCAAGTCAACGCGGTCCTGATCGACTGA
- a CDS encoding metal-dependent transcriptional regulator, whose product MPTDAVEDYLKAIHRIESRAGPPVSTSQIAEALDKTPATVTSMVETLSDRGLLSREKYTGVELTPAGEVAALEVVRRHRLIEAFLAEQLDYEPTEVHDEADALEHHVSEEFTRRVERLLDYPTADPHGDPIPPADLSTPEDAGTTLVAALEPGERGTVVRVSDRDSDVLEFLVDADITPETTVEVVDVTSFGLVTVRTGGGDTHDLPKAVANRVYVRYAADSTAATDGQEASDV is encoded by the coding sequence ATGCCGACCGACGCAGTCGAAGACTACCTCAAGGCGATCCATCGGATCGAGTCGCGGGCGGGACCACCCGTCTCGACCTCGCAGATCGCGGAGGCGCTCGACAAGACGCCGGCGACCGTGACGAGCATGGTAGAGACGCTCTCCGACCGGGGACTCCTCTCCAGAGAGAAGTACACGGGCGTCGAACTCACGCCCGCCGGCGAGGTCGCCGCGTTAGAGGTCGTGCGCCGACACCGGCTGATCGAGGCGTTCCTCGCCGAGCAGTTGGACTACGAGCCGACCGAGGTCCACGACGAGGCCGACGCGCTCGAACACCACGTCAGCGAGGAGTTCACGCGGCGGGTCGAACGGCTCCTCGATTACCCCACCGCCGACCCGCACGGCGACCCGATCCCGCCGGCGGACCTGTCGACGCCGGAAGACGCCGGAACGACGCTCGTCGCGGCGTTAGAACCCGGCGAGCGGGGGACGGTCGTCCGGGTGAGCGACCGCGACTCCGACGTGCTGGAGTTCCTCGTTGACGCGGATATCACGCCCGAAACGACCGTCGAGGTCGTCGATGTCACCTCCTTCGGCTTAGTCACCGTTCGGACGGGCGGCGGGGATACACACGACCTCCCGAAAGCGGTGGCGAACCGCGTGTACGTCCGTTACGCGGCGGACTCGACGGCCGCGACCGACGGTCAAGAGGCGAGCGACGTATGA
- the dpsA gene encoding DNA starvation/stationary phase protection protein DpsA produces the protein MSTQKQARQQYGDVHESEALGVPEEKAEQLVDALNTDLAATYVLYHQVKKHHWLVEGAEFLGIHEYLGEVAADLEEGADVLAERAQALGGVPLSGGANYEEHAPVTPEDADAYDIRTSLEHDLEIFGDITEQLREHIQLANNLGDYNTEEQLRGTLETVEEHGHHIEHYLEDDTLVTSKTLE, from the coding sequence ATGAGTACCCAGAAGCAGGCCCGTCAACAGTACGGCGACGTTCACGAAAGCGAAGCGCTCGGCGTCCCCGAGGAGAAGGCCGAACAGCTCGTCGACGCGCTCAACACCGACTTGGCGGCGACGTACGTCCTCTATCACCAGGTCAAAAAGCACCACTGGCTCGTCGAGGGCGCCGAGTTCCTCGGCATCCACGAGTACCTCGGCGAGGTCGCGGCCGATCTTGAAGAGGGCGCGGACGTGCTCGCGGAGCGCGCGCAGGCGCTCGGCGGCGTGCCGCTCTCCGGCGGCGCGAACTACGAGGAGCACGCGCCGGTGACCCCCGAGGACGCCGACGCCTACGACATCCGCACCTCGCTGGAACACGACCTCGAGATCTTCGGCGACATCACCGAGCAGCTCCGCGAGCACATCCAGCTCGCCAACAATCTCGGTGACTACAACACCGAGGAACAGCTCCGCGGGACCCTCGAAACCGTCGAGGAACACGGTCACCACATCGAGCACTACCTCGAAGACGACACGCTCGTCACGAGTAAGACGCTCGAATAG
- a CDS encoding DUF1684 domain-containing protein: MNDDYAERLRANRREKDEFFAEHQQSPIPPAQRDEFDGLDYFEPDPIYRVEATVTVRDEPEPVEMETTASNPVRYLRVVAFALEVDGEEHTLAGYRQEGDDGAIFVPFRDKTTGQQTYRQGRYMELAPERDLTDGDSVTVDFNLAYNPFCAYNETFSCPLPPEENWLEIVIPAGERTPNLD, encoded by the coding sequence ATGAACGACGACTACGCCGAGCGGCTCCGCGCGAACCGCCGGGAGAAAGACGAGTTCTTCGCCGAACACCAACAGTCACCGATTCCGCCGGCACAGCGCGACGAGTTCGACGGGCTCGACTACTTCGAGCCGGACCCCATCTACCGCGTCGAGGCGACCGTCACCGTCCGCGACGAACCGGAGCCGGTCGAGATGGAGACGACCGCGAGCAACCCGGTCCGGTACCTCCGGGTCGTCGCCTTCGCGCTCGAGGTCGACGGCGAGGAACACACGCTCGCCGGGTACCGACAGGAGGGCGACGACGGCGCCATCTTTGTCCCGTTCCGCGACAAGACGACGGGACAGCAGACGTACCGCCAGGGCCGGTACATGGAACTGGCACCCGAGCGGGACCTCACCGACGGCGACAGCGTCACCGTCGACTTCAACCTCGCGTACAACCCGTTCTGTGCCTACAACGAGACGTTTTCCTGTCCGCTCCCGCCGGAAGAGAACTGGCTGGAGATCGTGATCCCGGCCGGCGAGCGGACGCCGAATCTCGACTGA
- a CDS encoding preprotein translocase subunit SecD, producing the protein MLEPIKDNWRILLIVAVVIGASVALFAPGFGPEPAPGETANEARSGITNLQYGLDLAGGTRIRAPLSGHTATDVAFGGDNPATVARAVADELPNTSARNVGAVADERAVEVTDPAVTEAEFRAAMDASGYEYGNVRSGVTQETRDETMNVIEGKINEAGLSGGSVQQVQSITGEYFILVEVPGEGRQDVVDLLEERGTVRIDIAYADGNETGVDEGVLVQENFDEIGTASQSDQGTGAYVPVTVRNTGESGQSPATAFQDAVVERGFPGAYETRTDRCEYVNGSLTGERNPCLLLVVNDEVVNSFGMDSGLADGMAAGSWAETGQFRLTTGEFSEAQTISLNLRAGALPAELDVSGEGTSSSISASQGENFRTYSLVIGILSVLAVAGMVFLRYREPRVALPMIVTALTEVYALLGFAALLGYPLELAVIAGFIAVVGTGVDDLVIIADQVMSEGDVNSRKVFDSRFRQAFWVIGAAAATTIIAMSPLMVLSLGDLSGFAIFTILGVLIGVLITRPAYGDILRRLLTVR; encoded by the coding sequence ATGCTCGAACCGATCAAGGACAACTGGCGGATCCTGTTGATCGTCGCCGTCGTGATCGGGGCGTCGGTGGCGCTGTTCGCGCCCGGGTTCGGACCGGAGCCGGCGCCCGGCGAGACCGCGAACGAGGCCCGATCGGGGATCACGAACCTCCAGTACGGGCTGGACCTGGCGGGCGGGACGCGGATACGCGCGCCGCTGTCGGGACACACCGCGACCGATGTCGCGTTCGGGGGTGACAATCCGGCGACGGTCGCGCGGGCGGTGGCCGACGAGTTACCTAACACCTCCGCCCGGAACGTCGGCGCGGTCGCCGACGAGCGCGCGGTTGAGGTCACGGACCCGGCGGTGACCGAAGCGGAGTTCCGCGCCGCGATGGACGCCAGCGGCTACGAGTACGGCAACGTTCGCTCGGGCGTCACACAGGAGACGCGCGACGAGACGATGAACGTCATCGAAGGGAAGATCAACGAGGCCGGACTCTCCGGCGGCAGCGTCCAACAGGTCCAGTCGATCACCGGCGAGTACTTCATCCTCGTCGAAGTCCCGGGCGAGGGACGGCAGGACGTGGTCGACCTCCTCGAAGAGCGTGGAACCGTCCGGATCGACATCGCGTACGCCGACGGCAACGAGACCGGCGTCGACGAGGGCGTGTTGGTCCAGGAGAACTTCGACGAGATCGGGACCGCGTCACAGAGCGACCAGGGCACGGGGGCGTACGTACCCGTCACGGTCCGTAACACCGGCGAGAGCGGCCAGTCACCGGCCACCGCCTTCCAAGACGCCGTGGTCGAGCGGGGTTTCCCCGGCGCGTACGAGACTCGGACCGACCGGTGCGAGTACGTCAACGGATCGCTCACCGGTGAGCGGAACCCCTGCCTGTTGCTCGTCGTCAACGACGAGGTCGTCAACTCCTTCGGGATGGACTCGGGGCTCGCGGACGGCATGGCCGCCGGCTCGTGGGCGGAGACCGGTCAGTTCCGGCTCACGACCGGCGAGTTCAGCGAGGCCCAGACAATCTCGCTGAACCTCCGCGCCGGCGCGCTCCCGGCGGAACTCGACGTCAGCGGCGAGGGGACCTCCTCGTCCATCTCGGCCTCGCAGGGGGAGAACTTCCGGACGTACTCGCTCGTTATCGGGATCCTCTCGGTACTCGCCGTCGCGGGAATGGTGTTCCTCCGCTACCGCGAGCCCCGCGTCGCGCTGCCGATGATCGTCACGGCGCTGACGGAGGTGTACGCCCTGCTCGGGTTCGCCGCGCTGTTAGGGTACCCGCTCGAACTCGCGGTGATCGCCGGCTTCATCGCGGTCGTCGGGACCGGCGTCGACGACCTCGTCATCATCGCGGACCAGGTGATGAGCGAGGGCGACGTGAACTCTCGGAAGGTGTTCGACTCGCGGTTCCGTCAGGCCTTCTGGGTCATCGGCGCGGCCGCGGCCACGACCATCATCGCGATGTCGCCGCTGATGGTGCTCTCGCTCGGGGACCTCTCCGGGTTCGCCATTTTCACCATCCTCGGCGTGCTGATCGGCGTGTTGATCACCCGACCCGCCTACGGAGACATCCTGCGCCGCCTGCTGACGGTCCGCTGA
- a CDS encoding DUF5812 family protein, with amino-acid sequence MTDEKESTFLVTHAEGDSAVLKDVHDGQVHTLGSNPGLDVDDAVEATVAPDPPMEVTYQVIEVAERRSVSIEESPEPPTVHERELAAETPTGELAQEPRAGVGEVHVLTPPEPETDEAVADVIDDREGTLSRAARLGVNRVEIRSEPGVVAVRYLP; translated from the coding sequence ATGACCGACGAGAAGGAGAGCACGTTCCTCGTCACACACGCCGAGGGCGACTCGGCCGTGCTGAAAGACGTCCACGACGGACAGGTTCACACGCTCGGCTCGAACCCCGGGCTCGACGTCGACGACGCCGTCGAGGCGACGGTCGCCCCCGACCCGCCGATGGAGGTCACCTATCAGGTGATCGAGGTCGCGGAGCGTCGCTCGGTGTCGATCGAGGAGAGCCCGGAGCCACCGACGGTCCACGAGCGGGAACTCGCCGCCGAGACCCCGACCGGCGAACTCGCCCAAGAGCCGCGGGCCGGCGTCGGTGAGGTCCACGTGTTGACGCCGCCGGAGCCGGAGACGGACGAGGCGGTCGCCGACGTGATCGACGACCGCGAGGGGACGCTCTCGCGGGCGGCACGTCTGGGCGTGAACCGCGTCGAGATCCGGTCCGAGCCGGGGGTCGTCGCCGTTCGCTACCTCCCCTGA
- a CDS encoding A/G-specific adenine glycosylase → MTDSDGAAADDVAETDGGEMSDLPADLGAVRDALVDWYETDHRDFPWRRTEDPYEVLVSEVMSQQTQLDRVVPAWEDFLDEWPTTAPLAAADRADVVAFWSDHSLGYNNRAKYLHEAAGQVETEYGGTFPETPDELRELMGVGPYTANAVASFAFNDGDAVVDTNVKRVLYRAFDVPDDDDAFERVASRIMPAGESRVWNNAVMELGGVACGKKPRCDEAGCPWREWCHAYQTGDFTAPDVPEQPSFEGSRRQFRGRIVRLLGEHDEMGLDALGHRIRVDYAPDGEHGREWLRGLVSDLGDDGLVETDTVGDDVVVSLRR, encoded by the coding sequence ATGACCGATTCGGACGGTGCGGCCGCGGACGACGTCGCCGAGACCGACGGTGGGGAGATGTCGGATCTCCCGGCCGACCTCGGCGCGGTCCGCGACGCGCTCGTCGACTGGTACGAGACGGACCATCGGGATTTCCCGTGGCGCCGGACCGAGGACCCCTACGAGGTCCTCGTCAGCGAGGTGATGAGCCAGCAGACGCAGCTCGACCGGGTCGTGCCGGCGTGGGAGGACTTCCTCGACGAGTGGCCGACGACTGCGCCGCTCGCGGCGGCCGACCGCGCCGACGTGGTCGCCTTCTGGTCGGACCACTCGCTGGGGTACAACAACCGCGCGAAGTACCTCCACGAGGCGGCCGGGCAGGTCGAGACCGAGTACGGCGGGACGTTTCCGGAGACGCCCGACGAGCTGCGGGAGCTGATGGGCGTCGGCCCCTACACCGCCAACGCGGTGGCGTCGTTCGCGTTCAACGACGGCGACGCCGTCGTCGACACCAACGTGAAGCGAGTGCTGTACCGCGCGTTCGACGTGCCGGACGACGACGACGCGTTCGAGCGGGTCGCGTCTCGGATCATGCCGGCGGGCGAGTCGCGAGTGTGGAACAACGCGGTCATGGAACTCGGCGGCGTCGCCTGCGGGAAGAAGCCTCGATGCGACGAGGCCGGCTGCCCGTGGCGCGAGTGGTGTCACGCGTACCAGACGGGGGATTTCACCGCGCCCGACGTGCCCGAACAGCCGAGCTTCGAGGGGAGCCGGCGGCAGTTCCGCGGGCGGATCGTCCGACTGCTCGGCGAGCACGACGAGATGGGCCTGGACGCGCTCGGCCATCGGATCCGAGTAGACTACGCGCCGGACGGCGAACACGGCCGGGAGTGGCTTCGCGGACTCGTCAGCGATCTCGGGGACGACGGACTGGTCGAGACGGACACGGTCGGCGACGACGTTGTCGTGTCGCTCCGGCGCTGA
- a CDS encoding DUF5778 family protein, producing the protein MSETVDSDLYTRTKALLEPGDIELVGCIVHTNLDGQQDLEMHELTVAANDVIADHAGKSETYIEAGNDDTGFSSNQFQGLTLDDEAFVWECQQLLRDGAFDLVFYYEANVDQEALAADLVDLDGVDRVTRVP; encoded by the coding sequence ATGAGTGAGACCGTCGATTCAGACCTGTACACCCGCACGAAGGCCCTGTTAGAGCCGGGCGACATCGAGCTGGTGGGCTGCATCGTCCACACGAATCTCGACGGCCAGCAGGACTTGGAGATGCACGAACTGACGGTCGCCGCCAACGACGTCATCGCCGACCACGCGGGGAAAAGCGAGACGTACATCGAGGCCGGCAACGACGACACGGGCTTCTCGTCGAACCAGTTCCAGGGGCTGACGCTCGACGACGAGGCGTTCGTCTGGGAGTGCCAGCAGCTGCTCCGCGACGGCGCCTTCGACCTCGTGTTCTACTACGAGGCCAACGTCGATCAAGAGGCGCTCGCGGCGGACCTGGTGGACCTCGACGGCGTCGACCGCGTGACGCGGGTGCCCTGA
- a CDS encoding helix-turn-helix domain-containing protein, whose translation MSDAREELSRRIAGEITLSDDPGATLRKWRTDFDVSQTELADHLDVSSSVVSDYESGRRESPGIGVVRRTVEGLLDIDERRGGGRLRQHARVLSAGFESDIVHDLREYSTAVPLEEFHEVMGATEVVRGDHDHVNGHTVIDSIQAITRLSSEEFYRLYGQSTNRALVFTRVTRGESPLVALRVVSPTPNAVVLHGIEDGDLWDHAGDLARADGFSLATSNRDLDDCLADLQTL comes from the coding sequence ATGAGCGACGCACGCGAGGAGCTCTCCCGGCGGATCGCCGGCGAGATAACGCTGAGCGACGATCCGGGGGCGACCCTCCGGAAGTGGCGGACCGACTTCGACGTCTCGCAGACCGAGTTAGCCGACCATCTCGACGTCTCCTCGTCGGTCGTCTCCGACTACGAGAGCGGTCGCCGCGAGAGCCCGGGGATCGGGGTCGTCCGCCGAACCGTCGAGGGGCTTCTCGACATCGACGAGCGCCGCGGCGGCGGCCGCCTCCGCCAGCACGCCCGGGTCCTCTCTGCGGGCTTCGAGAGCGACATCGTTCACGACCTCCGGGAGTACTCGACTGCGGTCCCCCTCGAAGAGTTCCACGAGGTGATGGGCGCGACGGAGGTCGTCCGCGGCGACCACGACCATGTGAACGGCCACACCGTCATCGACTCGATCCAGGCGATCACCCGGCTGTCGAGCGAGGAGTTCTACCGGCTGTACGGCCAGTCGACGAACCGCGCGCTCGTGTTCACGCGGGTGACCCGCGGCGAGTCTCCGCTCGTGGCGCTGCGTGTCGTGAGTCCGACGCCGAACGCGGTCGTCCTCCACGGGATCGAGGACGGCGACCTGTGGGACCATGCCGGCGACCTCGCCCGTGCCGACGGGTTTTCGCTGGCGACGTCGAACCGCGACCTCGACGACTGCCTCGCAGACCTCCAGACGCTCTGA
- a CDS encoding CocE/NonD family hydrolase encodes MSDTILIPGGRDVRASLDLASATDVDSAGERADAVAVACPPHPQRRGHRGDDRLVAASGALTERGIDCLRFDYGDWDEGYGESTDTNEAVGWAAERYDRVGLFGFSFGGTVALVAAASRPDLAGVCALAPTGRLNPDADAAEALSEVVERGVPVRVLYATRDSTADWEPVVERAGELGVETVAFESDHFFVGRAGDVGEAVAAFLVPRLRDA; translated from the coding sequence GTGTCCGACACCATCCTGATCCCCGGCGGCCGCGACGTGCGCGCCAGCCTCGACCTCGCCTCGGCGACCGACGTCGATAGCGCCGGCGAGCGTGCCGACGCCGTCGCCGTCGCGTGTCCTCCCCACCCGCAGCGGCGCGGCCACCGCGGCGACGACCGACTGGTGGCCGCCAGCGGCGCCCTGACCGAGCGGGGGATCGACTGCCTCCGCTTCGACTACGGCGACTGGGACGAGGGATACGGTGAGAGTACCGACACGAACGAGGCGGTCGGGTGGGCGGCCGAGCGCTACGACCGCGTCGGGCTGTTCGGCTTCTCGTTCGGCGGCACGGTCGCGCTCGTCGCGGCCGCGTCGCGCCCCGACCTCGCGGGGGTCTGCGCGCTCGCGCCGACCGGGCGTCTGAATCCCGACGCCGACGCGGCCGAGGCGCTCAGCGAGGTCGTCGAGCGCGGCGTACCGGTCCGCGTGTTGTACGCGACGCGCGACTCGACCGCCGACTGGGAGCCAGTCGTCGAGCGGGCGGGAGAACTGGGAGTCGAGACGGTCGCGTTCGAATCGGACCACTTCTTCGTCGGGCGGGCCGGTGACGTGGGGGAGGCGGTCGCAGCGTTCCTCGTGCCGCGGCTGCGGGACGCCTGA
- a CDS encoding helix-turn-helix domain-containing protein: MVRDPSREPEPPPVEEVLDALADDAARRIVAALTEPKTASELSEECDIPLSTTYRKLEKLTDAALLSESTDIRRDGQHTARYSVSFDAVTVSVDDGAENDEDRREFDVAFSRPERTRDERLADLWSELREET, translated from the coding sequence ATGGTGCGGGACCCGTCGCGAGAGCCGGAGCCACCGCCGGTCGAAGAGGTACTTGACGCGCTGGCCGACGACGCGGCCCGTCGGATCGTCGCGGCGCTCACCGAGCCGAAGACCGCGAGCGAACTCTCCGAGGAGTGTGACATCCCCCTGTCGACGACCTACCGGAAACTGGAGAAGCTCACCGACGCCGCCCTGCTGTCGGAATCGACCGACATCCGGCGGGACGGACAGCACACGGCGCGGTATTCGGTGTCGTTCGACGCCGTCACCGTCTCCGTCGACGACGGCGCCGAGAACGACGAGGACCGCCGCGAGTTCGACGTAGCGTTCTCCCGGCCGGAACGGACCCGAGACGAGCGGCTCGCAGACCTGTGGTCGGAGCTACGAGAGGAAACATGA
- the rnhB gene encoding ribonuclease HII, translated as MYLGVDEAGKGPALGPMVAAAAVADPASLPADVDDSKRIAPTEREAMAATLREDPDVAVGVARVEPTEIDRPDTDMNTLTVRGQARAVRAALTDLPPGTAEPVRVVADAGDTSEERFARRLRESVAAGGEDGPPDDRDESSDDDERLPSVDVTAAHGADADDPVVGAASVVAKVVRDAAMVDVDAAYHEYDDLGSGYPSDPSTREFLAAYVGDHGSLPDCARESWATCEDALAAAEQSALDEF; from the coding sequence GTGTACCTCGGCGTCGACGAAGCCGGAAAGGGACCCGCGCTCGGACCGATGGTCGCGGCGGCGGCGGTCGCTGACCCGGCGAGCCTGCCGGCCGACGTGGACGACTCGAAGCGGATAGCGCCGACCGAGCGCGAGGCGATGGCCGCGACCCTCAGGGAGGACCCGGACGTCGCCGTCGGCGTGGCCCGCGTTGAACCGACCGAGATCGACCGACCGGACACCGACATGAACACGCTCACCGTCCGCGGACAGGCGCGGGCGGTCCGGGCCGCGCTCACCGACCTCCCCCCTGGAACCGCCGAACCGGTCCGCGTCGTCGCGGACGCGGGCGACACCAGCGAGGAGCGGTTCGCGCGGCGCCTCCGCGAGTCCGTCGCGGCGGGCGGCGAAGACGGACCGCCGGACGACCGGGACGAATCTTCGGACGACGACGAACGCCTCCCCTCGGTCGACGTGACGGCCGCGCACGGTGCCGACGCGGACGATCCCGTCGTCGGCGCCGCGAGCGTCGTCGCCAAGGTGGTTCGCGACGCCGCCATGGTCGATGTCGACGCCGCGTACCACGAGTACGACGACCTCGGCAGCGGATACCCGAGCGACCCGAGTACCCGGGAATTCCTCGCCGCGTACGTGGGCGATCACGGATCGCTTCCCGACTGCGCGCGCGAGTCGTGGGCCACCTGCGAGGACGCGCTCGCGGCCGCCGAGCAGTCGGCGCTAGACGAGTTCTAA